From the Marinomonas sp. THO17 genome, one window contains:
- the gmd gene encoding GDP-mannose 4,6-dehydratase, protein MKKKALITGVTGQDGSYLAEFLLEKGYEVHGIKRRASSFNTQRVDHILQDPHVDNANFILHYGDLTDSSNLTRILQEVQPDEVYNLGAQSHVAVSFESPEYTADVDAMGTLRLLEAIRLLGLEKKTKFYQASTSELYGLVQEIPQKETTPFYPRSPYAVAKMYAYWIVVNYRECYGMYACNGILFNHESPRRGETFVTRKITRGLANIAQGLEKCLYMGNMDALRDWGHAKDYVRMQWMMLQQEQAEDFVIATGVQYSVRQFIEWSAKELGISLKFEGEGINEKAIVTEIEGDKAPSLKVGDVVVQIDPRYFRPAEVETLLGDPSKAKQKLGWIPEITVQEMCAEMVGEDLKLAKRYSLLNSYG, encoded by the coding sequence ATGAAGAAAAAAGCACTCATTACCGGTGTAACAGGCCAGGATGGTTCTTATCTAGCCGAGTTTTTATTAGAAAAAGGCTACGAAGTACACGGTATTAAACGTCGTGCTTCCTCATTTAATACGCAGCGTGTCGACCATATTCTTCAAGATCCTCATGTGGATAATGCTAACTTCATTTTACACTATGGTGATTTGACCGATTCTTCGAACTTAACGCGTATTTTACAAGAAGTACAGCCGGATGAAGTTTATAACCTTGGAGCTCAGTCTCATGTGGCGGTTTCGTTTGAATCACCTGAATATACAGCGGATGTAGATGCTATGGGTACACTACGTTTGTTGGAAGCGATTCGTTTGTTGGGTTTAGAAAAAAAAACCAAATTCTATCAAGCCTCTACTTCTGAACTTTACGGCTTAGTGCAGGAAATACCTCAAAAAGAAACCACGCCTTTTTATCCTCGTTCGCCTTATGCTGTAGCGAAAATGTATGCTTATTGGATTGTGGTGAATTATCGTGAATGTTACGGCATGTATGCGTGTAATGGCATTTTGTTTAACCATGAATCGCCTCGTCGTGGTGAGACCTTCGTAACTCGTAAGATTACCCGTGGTTTGGCAAACATTGCACAAGGTTTAGAGAAATGCCTGTACATGGGGAACATGGATGCTTTGCGTGACTGGGGCCATGCTAAAGACTATGTGCGCATGCAGTGGATGATGCTTCAACAAGAACAAGCGGAAGACTTTGTAATTGCCACAGGTGTGCAATATTCTGTGCGCCAGTTTATCGAATGGTCGGCAAAAGAGCTGGGTATTAGTTTGAAGTTTGAAGGTGAAGGGATAAATGAAAAGGCCATTGTTACCGAAATTGAGGGTGATAAAGCGCCTTCACTTAAAGTCGGTGATGTGGTGGTACAGATAGACCCACGTTATTTCCGCCCTGCAGAAGTAGAAACCCTATTGGGTGACCCAAGTAAAGCGAAGCAAAAATTGGGTTGGATACCAGAGATTACTGTGCAAGAAATGTGTGCTGAAATGGTCGGAGAAGACTTAAAGCTCGCTAAACGTTATTCTTTGCTAAATAGTTATGGTTAA
- the typA gene encoding translational GTPase TypA, with the protein MSIDISKLRNVAIIAHVDHGKTTLVDQLLSQSGTLDRKDQGAERIMDSNDQEKERGITILAKNTAIKWNDYRINIVDTPGHADFGGEVERVLSMVDSVLLLVDAVDGPMPQTRFVTSKAFERGLKPILVINKIDRPGSRPDWVMDQVFDLFDSLGATEEQLDFPVIYASALNGISGDDPEDMSDNMEPLYQMIVDNVPAPEVDPTAAFQMQVSALDYDSYVGVIGIGRITRGTLKPNQQVVVKSSDGKERKGKVLNVKGYHGLQRVDTELASAGDIVCITGIDGLSISDTLCDPDHIEALPALSVDEPTVSMTFLVNDSPFAGKEGKFVTSRNIKERLDQELIHNVALRVEQGDTPDKFIVSGRGELHLSVLIENMRREGFELGVSRPEVVQKEVDGQIQEPFEQVVIDVEEQHQGSVMEELGLRKAEMTNMEPDGKGRVRLEFVVPSRGLIGFRGLFLTLTSGSGIMTSVFDHYGPVKDGEVSSRQNGVLVSMVKGKTLSYGLYNLQDRGRLFMGHGEEVYEGQVIGIHSRSNDLVVNPTKAKQLTNVRASGTDEALTLTPPIRHTLEQALEFIEDDELVEVTPESIRIRKKLLTENERKRAGRK; encoded by the coding sequence ATGTCTATTGATATTAGTAAGTTACGCAACGTTGCTATCATTGCACACGTTGACCATGGTAAAACTACGCTGGTTGACCAGCTATTAAGTCAGTCAGGTACACTAGATCGTAAAGATCAAGGTGCAGAACGCATCATGGACTCTAACGATCAAGAGAAAGAACGTGGTATTACCATCTTAGCAAAGAACACGGCAATTAAATGGAATGATTACCGTATTAATATCGTAGACACACCAGGACACGCCGACTTCGGTGGAGAAGTAGAACGCGTATTGTCTATGGTAGATTCAGTATTACTATTGGTTGATGCTGTCGATGGACCAATGCCACAAACTCGCTTCGTAACCTCTAAAGCCTTTGAGCGAGGTCTAAAGCCTATTCTTGTTATCAACAAGATTGACCGTCCAGGTTCTCGTCCTGACTGGGTTATGGACCAAGTATTTGATCTGTTTGACAGCCTTGGCGCTACGGAAGAACAGTTAGACTTCCCTGTTATCTATGCCTCTGCCTTAAACGGTATTTCTGGTGATGATCCAGAAGACATGTCAGATAACATGGAACCTTTGTACCAGATGATCGTTGATAACGTTCCTGCACCTGAAGTTGATCCTACTGCTGCTTTCCAAATGCAAGTTTCTGCCTTGGATTACGATAGCTACGTTGGTGTTATTGGTATCGGCCGTATCACTCGCGGCACCTTGAAGCCGAACCAACAAGTTGTGGTGAAATCTTCTGATGGCAAAGAACGTAAAGGTAAAGTCCTAAACGTAAAGGGATACCATGGCCTTCAGCGCGTCGACACAGAGCTAGCATCCGCTGGTGACATAGTCTGTATCACAGGTATCGACGGCCTTAGCATTTCCGACACATTATGTGATCCTGACCATATTGAAGCTCTACCAGCATTAAGTGTTGACGAGCCAACAGTAAGCATGACTTTCTTGGTAAACGACTCTCCATTTGCAGGTAAAGAAGGTAAGTTTGTCACTTCTCGCAATATCAAAGAACGTTTGGATCAGGAATTGATTCATAACGTAGCACTGCGTGTGGAGCAAGGCGATACACCAGATAAATTCATCGTTTCTGGTCGTGGTGAATTGCATTTATCTGTATTGATCGAAAACATGCGCCGCGAAGGTTTCGAGCTCGGTGTGTCTCGTCCTGAAGTAGTTCAAAAAGAAGTAGATGGGCAAATCCAAGAACCGTTTGAGCAAGTGGTGATTGACGTAGAAGAACAACACCAAGGTTCAGTGATGGAAGAGCTTGGTTTGCGTAAAGCAGAAATGACCAACATGGAGCCAGATGGCAAAGGTCGCGTTCGTCTTGAGTTCGTCGTACCCTCACGTGGTTTGATTGGTTTCCGCGGTCTATTTCTAACCCTTACCTCCGGCTCTGGTATCATGACCAGCGTATTTGATCACTACGGTCCAGTAAAAGACGGTGAAGTATCCAGCCGTCAAAATGGTGTTTTGGTCAGTATGGTTAAAGGTAAGACCTTGTCTTACGGTCTTTACAACCTGCAAGATCGTGGTCGCCTGTTTATGGGTCATGGTGAAGAAGTGTACGAAGGCCAGGTCATTGGTATTCACTCACGCTCAAACGACCTAGTGGTCAACCCGACCAAAGCGAAACAATTAACTAACGTTCGTGCCTCTGGTACAGACGAAGCTTTGACGCTAACGCCACCAATTCGTCATACTCTTGAGCAAGCGCTTGAGTTCATCGAAGACGATGAGTTAGTGGAAGTCACACCAGAAAGCATTCGTATTCGTAAAAAACTATTAACGGAAAATGAGCGTAAACGCGCTGGCCGTAAATAA
- a CDS encoding phosphoribosyl-ATP diphosphatase — translation MKTDVLAELAATLEQRKTASADSSYVASLHAKGLNKILEKVGEESIETIIAAKDALVSGDKSDLVYETADLWFHTLVMLSHLDIGPDAILDELARRFNLSGLEEKASRTK, via the coding sequence ATGAAAACCGATGTTTTGGCGGAGTTAGCCGCCACGTTAGAGCAACGCAAAACCGCTTCAGCAGATTCTTCTTATGTCGCTAGCCTGCATGCCAAAGGATTAAATAAGATCCTTGAAAAAGTTGGTGAAGAGAGTATTGAAACAATTATTGCAGCGAAAGATGCGCTTGTGTCTGGTGACAAATCGGATCTAGTGTACGAAACTGCAGATCTTTGGTTTCATACATTAGTCATGTTGTCTCATTTGGACATTGGTCCTGATGCTATACTGGATGAATTAGCACGTCGATTTAATTTGTCTGGCTTAGAAGAAAAAGCCAGTAGAACGAAATAA
- a CDS encoding phosphomannomutase, with the protein MMLKALKVQQLSEALGVAFGTSGVRGLVKDLTPALCFAYVRSFLQTVCPTADRVAIGIDLRPSSPDMAKACILAVESKGVEVIYCGDLPTPALAFYAMQNTMPAVMITGSHIPFDRNGIKFYRPDGEISKMDEAAILEGSFEIPESIVDQVANFTLPKIDTSAIASFKQRYTTLFPKNMLQGKRIGVYEHSSVARDVIKDLLVHFGAEVVSLERTDTFVPIDTEAVSQEDVQKGLNWAKDHLLDAIVSTDGDGDRPLIANDKGEWLRGDILGVLCANYLKATHVAAPVNVNSVLELEGIKQIPKRASLRTKIGSPYVIAGMEKLAESNENASVVGYEANGGFLVRSDLLLNEQILKALPTRDSILPILIVFAMSHNENKPISRLSENFAARYTASDRVKDIPTENSKQLITELKNSKVKQAELLSAISVEGETLKVVSMDETDGLRITLNNDDIIHLRPSGNAPELRCYVEASSYWQSIQIVKKVIDLVN; encoded by the coding sequence ATGATGTTAAAGGCCTTAAAAGTACAACAGCTGAGTGAGGCATTGGGTGTGGCATTTGGTACCAGTGGTGTGCGAGGATTGGTTAAGGACCTTACTCCTGCCTTATGCTTTGCTTATGTTCGCTCGTTTTTGCAAACGGTTTGCCCTACTGCTGATCGAGTTGCGATAGGGATCGATTTGCGACCCAGTAGTCCTGATATGGCTAAGGCTTGCATTCTTGCCGTTGAATCTAAAGGGGTGGAAGTGATTTACTGTGGGGATTTGCCAACCCCCGCTCTTGCTTTTTATGCCATGCAAAACACCATGCCAGCCGTAATGATTACTGGTAGCCATATTCCCTTTGATCGCAATGGCATCAAATTTTATCGACCTGATGGTGAAATAAGTAAAATGGATGAAGCGGCTATCTTGGAGGGCAGTTTTGAGATCCCTGAATCCATTGTCGATCAAGTTGCTAATTTTACTTTACCGAAAATAGATACCTCTGCGATTGCGTCATTTAAGCAGCGATACACTACTTTGTTCCCAAAAAACATGCTTCAAGGAAAGCGTATTGGCGTATATGAGCATTCCAGTGTTGCCCGTGATGTCATCAAAGATCTTTTGGTGCACTTTGGTGCCGAAGTAGTTTCGTTAGAGCGAACAGATACCTTTGTGCCAATTGATACCGAAGCGGTATCACAAGAGGATGTGCAAAAAGGATTAAACTGGGCGAAAGATCATTTACTGGATGCTATTGTTTCGACGGATGGAGATGGTGATAGACCGCTTATTGCCAACGACAAAGGCGAATGGTTACGAGGTGATATTCTTGGTGTGCTCTGTGCAAATTACCTTAAGGCAACGCATGTCGCAGCGCCGGTGAATGTGAACTCTGTTTTGGAGTTGGAAGGAATAAAACAGATTCCTAAAAGAGCCAGTTTAAGAACCAAGATAGGTTCTCCTTATGTGATTGCAGGGATGGAAAAACTGGCTGAATCGAATGAGAATGCTAGTGTTGTAGGATATGAAGCGAACGGTGGTTTTTTGGTTAGATCAGATTTGCTTCTGAATGAACAAATTTTGAAAGCCTTACCAACGCGCGACTCTATATTACCTATCCTCATCGTCTTCGCCATGTCTCACAATGAGAATAAGCCCATTAGCCGTTTATCCGAAAACTTTGCTGCAAGATATACTGCGAGTGATCGAGTTAAAGACATACCAACAGAAAACAGTAAGCAATTAATTACCGAGTTAAAAAACAGTAAAGTGAAGCAAGCTGAACTATTGTCAGCTATATCAGTGGAAGGCGAAACGCTAAAAGTGGTTTCTATGGATGAAACCGATGGACTGCGAATAACGCTAAATAACGACGATATTATTCACTTAAGACCTTCTGGGAATGCACCTGAGCTGAGGTGTTATGTGGAAGCTAGTAGTTATTGGCAATCAATTCAAATAGTTAAAAAAGTTATAGATTTAGTTAACTAG
- the tatC gene encoding twin-arginine translocase subunit TatC: MSTDASHQAPLVTHLVELRNRLLKSVLAILVLFVGLYYFANDLYLMVSEPLRLLLPEGSSLIATEVASPFLAPLKLTFAVAVLLSVPYTLFQAWSFIAPALYKNEKKIAIPLLISSILLFYLGILFAYFVVLPLIFGFFTSVGPSEVTVMTDINQYLNFVLKLFFAFGVTFEIPVATYLLIKAGVTTVAKLSKKRPYIFLGCFVIGMLITPPDIFSQTLLAIPMWMLFELGLLAGRTVKNQDNEEEQQDSSQVSES, translated from the coding sequence ATGAGTACAGACGCTTCCCATCAAGCTCCATTAGTCACACATTTGGTTGAGTTGCGCAATCGATTATTAAAATCCGTATTGGCAATTCTTGTTTTGTTTGTTGGCTTGTATTACTTCGCCAATGATCTTTACCTTATGGTGTCTGAACCTCTGCGCTTGCTGCTGCCAGAAGGTAGCTCGCTGATTGCCACAGAAGTGGCTTCACCTTTTTTGGCTCCACTAAAGCTGACCTTTGCTGTTGCGGTTTTGTTATCAGTGCCTTACACCCTATTTCAAGCTTGGTCTTTCATCGCCCCGGCTTTGTATAAGAACGAAAAAAAGATCGCTATTCCTCTGCTGATTTCTAGTATTCTATTGTTTTATTTAGGAATTTTGTTTGCTTATTTTGTGGTTTTGCCACTTATTTTTGGTTTCTTCACCAGTGTAGGGCCTAGTGAAGTGACTGTTATGACAGACATTAATCAGTATTTAAATTTCGTTTTGAAACTCTTTTTTGCGTTCGGTGTGACCTTTGAAATCCCTGTTGCTACCTATTTGCTGATTAAGGCAGGAGTGACTACGGTTGCCAAACTGTCGAAAAAGCGTCCTTATATTTTCTTAGGTTGTTTCGTTATCGGGATGCTTATCACGCCACCGGATATTTTTTCGCAAACCTTGCTAGCCATTCCTATGTGGATGTTGTTTGAATTAGGTTTGTTGGCGGGACGAACAGTAAAAAACCAAGATAACGAAGAAGAGCAACAGGACAGTTCGCAAGTTTCTGAATCTTAA
- the tatA gene encoding Sec-independent protein translocase subunit TatA, whose translation MLGGISIWQLLIVLAILVLIFGTKKLKNLGSDLGGAVKGFKEAVDKDGDDESNKTAQQKVIDGEAKKDDKSA comes from the coding sequence ATGTTAGGCGGAATCAGTATTTGGCAACTTCTTATCGTATTAGCCATCCTTGTGCTTATTTTCGGTACGAAAAAGTTGAAAAATTTAGGCTCTGATTTAGGTGGAGCTGTCAAAGGCTTTAAAGAAGCGGTTGATAAAGATGGTGATGACGAGAGCAATAAAACGGCTCAACAGAAAGTCATCGATGGTGAGGCCAAAAAAGACGATAAGAGTGCATAA
- the dtd gene encoding D-aminoacyl-tRNA deacylase codes for MKVLVQRALNASVTVEGQVVGAIDHGQLVLVGIEKGDSEADTQRLADKLLKYRMFSDEDGKMNLNVQQVSGGILLVSQFTLAAETKKGLRPGFSSAALPAEGERLFNDFVEKVRAQYDKVATGQFGADMKVAFINDGPVTFILD; via the coding sequence ATGAAAGTATTGGTACAAAGAGCATTGAATGCCAGTGTCACTGTCGAGGGCCAAGTGGTTGGCGCCATAGATCATGGACAACTCGTTTTAGTTGGCATTGAAAAAGGCGATAGCGAAGCCGATACTCAGCGTTTGGCCGACAAGTTACTAAAATACCGCATGTTCAGTGATGAAGATGGCAAGATGAATCTAAATGTCCAACAAGTGAGTGGTGGCATCTTGCTGGTCTCGCAATTCACCTTAGCTGCAGAAACCAAAAAAGGCTTGCGCCCTGGTTTTTCTAGTGCTGCATTACCAGCTGAAGGAGAACGATTGTTCAATGATTTTGTAGAAAAAGTACGCGCTCAATACGACAAAGTGGCCACAGGACAGTTTGGCGCGGACATGAAAGTGGCTTTCATTAATGACGGGCCAGTCACTTTTATACTGGATTAA
- a CDS encoding mannose-1-phosphate guanylyltransferase/mannose-6-phosphate isomerase, translating to MKIIPVILSGGVGSRLWPLSREHFPKQCLPFTDQEYSLLQQTLLRTHSLDVSDPIVVCNEDHRFLIAQQLQSIGFKQTSIVLEPEGRNTAPAIELAALEVKQKYGEDALMLVLPADHVIRDVKAFETSILKAAELAKEDALVTFGVQPTRPETGYGYIRSGENYQVAEFVEKPDFETAQGYLASGEYLWNSGMFLFQAASYLAELYTHRKDIADAVIAAYEKRNEDMDFVRIDAELFAQCPEESIDFAVMEPTHKAKVVPYTGDWSDIGAWDALYDYADKDENQNVLLGDVMVEGTSNSLIRSESRLIAAVGVKDLVIVETADAVLVMDKNQAQDVKKIVKRIKQENREEHMFHTTVHRPWGTYETVDLGDRHQVKRIMVKPGEKLSVQMHHHRAEHWVVVSGTAKVQNGDQEILLTENESTYIPVGVVHALENPGKIPLELVEVQSGSYLGEDDIVRFSDRYGR from the coding sequence GTGAAAATCATACCAGTAATTTTATCGGGCGGTGTTGGTAGCCGCCTTTGGCCGCTTTCTCGTGAGCATTTCCCTAAGCAGTGTTTGCCTTTTACGGATCAAGAATACAGCCTTCTGCAGCAAACTCTACTTCGCACTCACTCATTGGATGTTTCCGATCCTATTGTGGTCTGTAATGAGGATCACCGATTCCTGATTGCGCAACAGTTGCAATCGATTGGTTTTAAACAAACGAGCATTGTACTAGAACCAGAAGGTCGTAATACCGCGCCAGCCATTGAGTTAGCAGCATTGGAAGTGAAACAAAAATACGGCGAAGATGCGCTTATGTTAGTGTTGCCTGCCGATCATGTGATTCGCGATGTTAAGGCGTTTGAAACCAGTATTTTAAAAGCGGCAGAACTTGCTAAAGAGGATGCTCTCGTCACCTTCGGGGTTCAGCCAACTCGTCCTGAAACCGGCTATGGTTACATTCGTTCTGGTGAAAATTACCAAGTTGCTGAGTTTGTTGAGAAGCCTGATTTTGAAACCGCGCAAGGCTATTTAGCTTCGGGAGAGTATCTTTGGAACAGCGGCATGTTCTTATTCCAAGCGGCTTCTTATCTAGCGGAATTATATACTCATAGAAAAGACATTGCAGATGCTGTTATTGCAGCTTATGAAAAGCGCAATGAAGACATGGATTTTGTGCGTATTGATGCAGAACTCTTTGCACAATGTCCTGAAGAGTCGATTGACTTTGCTGTCATGGAGCCGACCCATAAAGCCAAAGTGGTGCCTTATACGGGAGATTGGAGTGACATTGGGGCTTGGGATGCTTTGTATGACTATGCCGATAAAGATGAAAATCAAAACGTACTGTTAGGTGATGTGATGGTGGAAGGGACCAGCAATTCCTTGATTCGTTCTGAGTCCCGTTTGATTGCCGCAGTGGGTGTTAAAGATTTAGTTATTGTCGAAACCGCTGATGCCGTTTTGGTCATGGATAAAAACCAAGCCCAAGACGTTAAAAAAATCGTGAAGCGTATCAAACAAGAAAACCGCGAAGAGCATATGTTCCATACGACGGTGCATCGCCCTTGGGGAACCTATGAAACGGTGGATTTGGGTGATCGTCACCAAGTAAAGCGTATTATGGTCAAGCCCGGAGAGAAACTCAGTGTTCAGATGCATCACCATCGTGCAGAGCATTGGGTGGTGGTATCTGGCACCGCCAAAGTACAAAATGGCGACCAAGAGATTTTACTTACCGAGAATGAGTCCACATACATTCCTGTCGGTGTGGTTCACGCTTTGGAAAACCCAGGCAAAATACCACTAGAGCTGGTGGAAGTGCAGTCCGGTAGTTATTTGGGCGAAGATGATATCGTGCGCTTCAGCGATCGTTATGGGCGATAA
- the tatB gene encoding Sec-independent protein translocase protein TatB, which yields MFDIGFSELLVVFVVGLLILGPERLPHAAKAAGLWVRKIRRSINSVQREINAQLDNEEMQQKIAESNKRILQEERAIQNAITPLPETALTDASPEPVAEKVPAEEDKKSENNALNELNAVESDSSQQNKVSG from the coding sequence GTGTTCGATATTGGCTTTTCGGAATTATTGGTCGTTTTTGTTGTTGGCCTATTGATACTAGGACCAGAGCGTTTGCCCCATGCCGCCAAAGCGGCAGGGCTTTGGGTGCGTAAAATTCGTCGTAGCATTAACTCGGTACAACGTGAGATAAACGCTCAGCTTGATAATGAAGAGATGCAACAAAAAATTGCCGAATCCAATAAGCGAATATTACAAGAAGAGCGGGCCATTCAAAATGCCATTACACCACTGCCTGAAACAGCGCTAACTGATGCTAGTCCTGAGCCAGTGGCTGAAAAAGTTCCTGCAGAAGAAGATAAAAAATCAGAAAATAATGCTTTAAATGAGCTAAATGCTGTCGAATCCGATTCATCTCAGCAGAATAAAGTCAGTGGTTAA
- a CDS encoding MarR family EPS-associated transcriptional regulator: MSIDEYRLKILKELEQDPDISQRELAKRLGISLGKTNFCLKALIEKGLVKVDNFKNNTNKVGYLYLLTPKGIEEKVSLTKKFLKRKVAEYEALEKEIEQLRLEVSAKK; the protein is encoded by the coding sequence GTGTCGATCGATGAGTATCGTTTGAAAATTTTAAAAGAGCTTGAGCAAGACCCCGACATCAGTCAGCGTGAGTTGGCTAAGCGTTTAGGTATCAGTTTAGGAAAAACAAACTTTTGCTTAAAAGCGTTAATTGAAAAGGGTCTAGTCAAAGTAGATAACTTTAAAAACAATACCAATAAAGTTGGTTATTTGTACCTTTTAACGCCAAAGGGTATTGAGGAAAAAGTTTCTCTAACCAAGAAATTTTTGAAAAGAAAAGTAGCTGAATACGAGGCGCTGGAAAAAGAAATAGAACAGCTTCGTCTTGAGGTGTCTGCAAAAAAGTAA
- a CDS encoding MBL fold metallo-hydrolase, whose protein sequence is MVDEQNSILVDCGLFQGAETSGIGANTNQLEIDFDLSAVRALVVTHVHIDHVGRIPYLLAAGFDGPIYCSKPSAKLLPLVIEDALKVGVTRNKSIIDACLERLTDQIVALDYQEWTKVVVSSNTKVQLRLSRAGHILGSAYASFRVSNEALKNKTKDKAYHEVVFSGDLGATHSPLLPAPKSPHHADQLVIESTYGDRNHDDRSSRVNRLQQSLEHALSDSGTVLIPAFSIGRTQELLYELESIIHKNRQKPVSHTTSGKKLDWQDIDIIVDSPLANRFTEVYQSLAPYWDDEAQSRLADGRHSLDFKQVTTIDDHETHLQTVDYLKRQTRPAIVIAASGMCAGGRIVNYLKALLGDERNDILFVGYQAIGTPGRDILTYHDKEDGYVELDGERFAIKAQVQQISGYSAHAGQEDLLNFIRRMRSQPKQIYLVHGDDKAKQALKKCIRKEFKGIKIFVPA, encoded by the coding sequence ATGGTTGATGAGCAGAATTCCATTTTGGTTGACTGCGGTTTGTTTCAAGGAGCTGAGACATCTGGAATTGGGGCGAACACCAATCAACTAGAGATAGATTTTGACCTTTCTGCCGTTCGCGCTTTGGTGGTAACGCACGTTCATATTGACCATGTTGGGCGCATTCCTTATTTACTAGCTGCTGGCTTTGATGGGCCAATTTACTGCTCTAAGCCCAGTGCAAAATTATTACCTCTGGTGATTGAAGATGCCCTGAAAGTTGGCGTCACCCGCAACAAAAGCATTATCGACGCTTGTTTAGAGCGCTTAACAGATCAAATCGTCGCTTTGGACTATCAAGAATGGACTAAGGTGGTGGTTTCTTCCAACACTAAAGTGCAGTTAAGGTTGTCACGAGCAGGTCATATTTTGGGGTCGGCTTATGCGTCTTTCCGAGTCAGTAATGAAGCACTCAAGAACAAAACCAAAGACAAAGCGTATCATGAAGTAGTGTTTTCCGGTGATCTTGGAGCAACACACTCCCCTTTATTACCCGCTCCCAAATCCCCACATCATGCCGATCAATTGGTGATTGAAAGCACCTATGGCGACCGCAATCACGACGATAGAAGTAGCCGAGTCAATCGCTTACAGCAAAGCCTTGAACATGCATTAAGTGATTCAGGCACGGTATTGATTCCTGCTTTTAGTATCGGCCGAACGCAGGAGCTGTTGTATGAACTTGAATCTATTATCCATAAAAATCGACAAAAGCCCGTCAGCCATACGACATCTGGTAAGAAACTAGACTGGCAAGACATTGATATCATTGTCGATTCCCCTCTCGCCAATCGCTTCACTGAGGTTTATCAGTCATTAGCTCCCTATTGGGATGACGAAGCACAAAGCCGTCTAGCTGATGGCCGTCATTCTCTAGACTTTAAGCAAGTGACCACTATAGATGACCACGAAACTCACCTGCAAACTGTCGATTATCTTAAACGTCAGACACGACCAGCTATTGTGATCGCAGCATCTGGCATGTGCGCTGGCGGCCGCATTGTCAATTATTTAAAAGCACTATTAGGCGATGAGCGAAACGACATTCTTTTTGTGGGTTATCAAGCTATCGGCACACCTGGACGCGACATTTTAACTTACCACGACAAAGAAGATGGCTATGTAGAACTTGATGGTGAACGCTTTGCTATTAAAGCGCAGGTACAGCAAATTAGTGGCTACTCCGCCCATGCTGGACAAGAAGATTTATTGAACTTCATCCGCCGCATGCGCAGCCAACCAAAGCAAATTTATCTCGTCCATGGTGATGACAAAGCCAAGCAAGCCCTAAAAAAATGCATTAGAAAAGAGTTCAAAGGAATTAAGATCTTTGTGCCCGCATAA